A region of Daphnia carinata strain CSIRO-1 chromosome 10, CSIRO_AGI_Dcar_HiC_V3, whole genome shotgun sequence DNA encodes the following proteins:
- the LOC130703362 gene encoding uncharacterized protein LOC130703362 isoform X2: MSSCTITNHIRQDDESGYPTKGYNSCWEWVASLPGDHEVPNVNADCNSTAEPILAGSDFIVRKRGILGLNHGGKHSATDVYQLAQATRKARDRLSVVSAVEGSGERVSQDRTAMLRTAFASQRLDKTNSEGTFSFDSSTLEAFGLCDDEDSFPSAEDLLIEMGFGGPSHGLDRVPERFLQPSQMRGVDIDQFYQTQQELNDTFETGSLGYRGLVGPPTRRPSNIVARLYERMLRKNSGPTSCSSFEYPPGQSAEPLTLKLPHPEVLVEMEESAVTPTNALSASFNTHPMMKPPGSHNSSLASSRRSSLRRQERVDHEEEPTACAEPAEDILCQQSEQSSGFISGRMLANALLPTVYVTPPPSTVFSQASLDMPESITTHEIDPIISVLQLATEAYRVRLSSAQKPATEENDGCDWNHNLDDVKEELRSELDKTDDLLQRLQQRLSHARSIHQTYDSSALRGVLSDMTTLLQQQQRLYRRVNEARLDQLETSQHFHVNHLENVACPTPAISALPTAEQLSSSQSSTNVSYCSNDVDDVHHFGNSWLRSFERRLTAQIRKTVRQELRRTRPIFARSKLKKNPI, translated from the exons ATGAGTAGCTGTACCATCACCAATCACATTCGTCAAGATGACGAGTCAGGCTATCCCACAAAAGGTTACAATTCATGCTGGGAGTGGGTGGCTTCCTTGCCTGGAGATCATGAGGTTCCAAATGTGAATGCTGACTGCAACTCTACTGCCGAACCCA TATTGGCCGGCAGTGACTTTATTGTCAGGAAGAGAGGGATCTTGGGACTCAACCATGGGGGAAAGCACAGTGCAACAGATGTCTATCAACTGGCTCAGGCCACTAGAAAGGCCAGAGATAGGCTATCCGTGGTATCTGCTGTCGAAGGATCTGG AGAAAGAGTCAGCCAAGACAGAACGGCCATGCTTCGTACGGCCTTTGCGTCTCAGCGTCTGGACAAGACCAATTCAGAGGGAACATTCTCTTTTGATTCTTCCACATTGGAGGCTTTTGGACTGTGCGACGATGAAGACAGTTTTCCATCAGCCGAAGATTTGCTTATAGAAATGGGATTTGGGGGACCATCTCACGGATTAGACAGAGTGCCCGAACGTTTCCTCCAGCCGTCTCag ATGCGTGGTGTGGATATCGACCAATTCTACCAAACCCAACAAGAATTGAATGATACTTTCGAAACTGGTTCACTGGGCTACAGGGGACTGGTGGGTCCTCCCACACGTCGACCATCGAATATCGTTGCTCGTTTGTACGAACGGATGTTACGCAAAAATTCAGGACCGACAAGTTGCAGCAGCTTCGAGTATCCACCAGGACAATCGGCCGAACCGCTCACTTTAAAATTGCCCCATCCGGAAGTGTTGGTGGAAATGGAAGAATCGGCCGTGACGCCCACTAATGCGCTTTCTGCTAGTTTCAACACTCACCCAATGATGAAACCTCCAGGTTCACATAATTCCAGCTTGGCCAGCTCACGAAGATCAAGCCTTCGGCGCCAAGAACGCGTAGACCATGAAGAAGAACCTACGGCATGTGCTGAGCCTGCGGAAGACATTCTCTGCCAACAATCGGAGCAAAGTAGTGGTTTCATTAGTGGACGGATGCTGGCCAATGCGCTTCTGCCAACTGTCTATGTCACCCCACCACCCTCCACGGTTTTTTCACAAGCAAGTCTCGACATGCCGGAATCAATCACCACTCACGAG ATTGATCCGATAATATCCGTATTGCAGCTGGCTACGGAAGCGTATCGGGTCCGTCTTTCTTCTGCCCAAAAGCCAGCTACTGAAGAAAACGATGGATGCGATTGGAATCATAATTTAGACGATGTCAAAGAAGAATTACGTAGCGAGCTGGACAAGACGGACGATTTACTGCAGAGGCTTCAGCAACGCTTATCTCACGCGCGTTCCATACACCAGACGTACGATTCCTCTGCTCTCCGCGGAGTCCTGAGTGATATGACTACCTTgttgcagcaacagcagcgcCTTTATAGGCGAGTTAACGAAGCTAGACTTGATCAATTGGAAACTTCTCAGCACTTTCACGTCAATCATCTCGAAAACGTTGCGTGTCCTACACCGGCAATATCGGCATTGCCTACCGCAGAACAGCTTTCTTCTAGTCAATCAAGCACTAATGTCTCATATTGTTCTAACGACGTCGATGACGTTCATCATTTTGGCAACTCGTGGTTACGTTCGTTTGAGCGCCGTTTGACGGCCCAGATACGTAAAACTGTGCGCCAGGAATTGCGTCGAACAAGGCCTATTTTCGCACGCtcaaaattaaagaaaaatccaatttaa
- the LOC130701980 gene encoding uncharacterized protein LOC130701980, producing the protein MNQNIVSVEESDTSVESHNGGDGYWIIRFHPTLPVLACSSISQVLLFCVPGGWFDTSFSQWKKSQVQLKQNQRPMEIIAMDWNTDGTQLATGCSDGTIIVWEYPSGDILFEVESHLKPLTEMNWNLFKTNILATLDDDQTQLSWDPVVSGCSIEEVNPPRAIHWNENVSVARYKESGEDDCEPEDEQEKETDRMNWVSSDEIAACFDCGEISENDDRLKSRLVPFLHGGRSIVSVLFDLLLAFRGFRCLKLALFAFSV; encoded by the exons ATGAATCAAAATATTGTTTCAG TAGAAGAATCTGACACTTCAGTTGAATCACACAACGGTGGAGATGGGTATTGGATAATTCGTTTCCATCCAACGTTACCGGTACTTGCGTGTAGCTCCATCAGTCAAGTGTTATTATTTTGTGTACCTGGAGGATGGTTCGATACCTCATTTTCCCAGTGGAAGAAATCTCAAGTTCAACTTAAACAGAATCAAAGGCCGATGGAAATTATTGCTATGGACTGGAAC ACTGACGGTACACAATTAGCGACTGGCTGTTCAGATGGGACTATCATCGTTTGGGAGTATCCTAGTGGCGACATTCTCTTTGAAGTAGAGAGCCATTTAAAACCACTTACTGAGATGAATTGGAATCtattcaaaacaaacatcttgGCTACCCTTGATGAT gATCAAACGCAATTATCATGGGATCCAGTTGTTTCTGGTTGCAGCATTGAGGAGGTAAATCCTCCACGTGCTATCCACTGGAATGAAAATGTGTCTGTGGCGAGGTACAAAGAAAGCGGAGAAGATGACTGCGAGCCAGAAGacgaacaggaaaaagaaaccgaTAGAATGAACTGGGTCTCTTCAGATGAAATCGCAGCTTGTTTTGATTGCGGTGAGATCAGCGAAAACGATGACCGCCTAAAATCTCGACTCGTGCCCTTTCTACATGGTGGGCGTAGCATAGTAAGTGTCCTCTTTGATTTATTGCTGGCGTTTCGTGGTTTTCGTTGTCTCAAGTTGGCCCTATTTGCCTTTTCTGTTTAG
- the LOC130703372 gene encoding prostatic acid phosphatase-like — translation MVWSTLVLSFALFLCSSAALETEYLGKANHTVRLVHMLYRHGDRTPVRPYPKDPYLNLTNWPVSWGQLTKEGKDRHFKLGQLNRERYEGFLSESYDPDEIYVRSSDVDRTLMSAQCHLAGLYPPTNQTNQTWNPDLIWQPIPVHTIPKDDDLLLVLESKCPRYDELLADLNASPEVRKRLDNNKELLDYLAENSGLNITEIDDVEYLYDTLFIENRFNKPLPEWTNKFFPNPMKELSDFSFAMKAFTLEMQRLRGGPLVKELVEHLRDYAQSTLTPPNRKLFMYSAHDVTVATFLSALKIFNDIQPPYASMVLVELHELKPNDLSIKILYKNVSDDGRKPQVLTLPGCTPFCPLDKFFELVTDVMSDDVKVECKLIAPASNFNAMLVISILAALSCLFLVALLLVSGLWYRKMRLENGYAYSTIQAE, via the exons ATGGTTTGGTCCACGTTGGTATTGAGTTTCGCCTTATTTCTGTGTAGTAGTGCAGCATTAGAGACTGAGTATCTAGGAAAAGCAAACCATACTGTCAGACTTGTTCACATG TTATATCGTCATGGTGATAGGACTCCTGTTCGACCATATCCTAAGGACCCCTATCTCAACTTAACTAATTGGCCTGTGTCGTGGGGACAGCTGACTAAG gaaggCAAAGATAGGCATTTTAAACTGGGACAGTTGAACCGGGAACGCTATGAAGGCTTTCTTTCAGAGTCATATGATCCTGATGAAATATATGTCAGGTCCAGTGATGTCGACAGGACCTTGATGAGTGCACAATGTCATTTGGCTGGATTATATCCACCCACCAATCAGACCAACCAAACTTGGAATCCTGATCTTATCTGGCAACCTATTCCAGTTCACACTATTCCCAAAGATGATG ATCTCCTACTGGTATTGGAGTCGAAATGTCCTCGATATGACGAGCTTCTCGCTGATCTCAACGCGTCGCCAGAGGTTCGCAAACGcctagataacaacaaagaattACTGGATTATTTAGCCGAGAACAGTGGCCTAAATATCACAGAAATTGACGACGTTGAATATCTTTACGACACGCTCTTTATCGAA AATCGATTTAACAAACCGCTACCCGAATGGACAAACAAATTCTTTCCCAATCCAATGAAGGAATTATCCGATTTCAGTTTTGCCATGAAAGCTTTCACTTTGGAAATGCAGCGTCTTCGTGGAG GTCCTCTGGTGAAGGAGTTGGTTGAACATTTGAGAGATTACGCCCAGTCAACGTTGACCCCTCCCAACAGGAAGCTGTTCATGTATTCGGCTCACGACGTCACCGTCGCCACTTTTCTCTCCGCCCTGAAGATATTCAACGACATCCAACCACCGTATGCATCCATGGTGCTTGTGGAGCTACACGAACTAAAACCTAACGACTTGTCAATCAAG ATTTTGTACAAAAATGTGTCGGATGACGGTCGTAAGCCTCAAGTCCTTACACTGCCCGGTTGCACGCCATTCTGTCCATTAGACAAGTTTTTCGAGCTTGTCACGGACGTTATGAGCGATGACGTTAAAGTTGAGTGCAAATTGATCGCGCCTGCTTCTAATTTCAATGCCATGctag TCATTAGCATTCTGGCTGCTTTAAGCTGCCTGTTCCTGGTAGCCTTGTTGCTGGTTAGCGGCCTGTGGTACCGCAAAATGAGACTAGAAAATGGCTACGCCTACAGTACCATTCAAGCTGAATGA
- the LOC130703362 gene encoding uncharacterized protein LOC130703362 isoform X1: MSSCTITNHIRQDDESGYPTKGYNSCWEWVASLPGDHEVPNVNADCNSTAEPILAGSDFIVRKRGILGLNHGGKHSATDVYQLAQATRKARDRLSVVSAVEGSGTNFRERVSQDRTAMLRTAFASQRLDKTNSEGTFSFDSSTLEAFGLCDDEDSFPSAEDLLIEMGFGGPSHGLDRVPERFLQPSQMRGVDIDQFYQTQQELNDTFETGSLGYRGLVGPPTRRPSNIVARLYERMLRKNSGPTSCSSFEYPPGQSAEPLTLKLPHPEVLVEMEESAVTPTNALSASFNTHPMMKPPGSHNSSLASSRRSSLRRQERVDHEEEPTACAEPAEDILCQQSEQSSGFISGRMLANALLPTVYVTPPPSTVFSQASLDMPESITTHEIDPIISVLQLATEAYRVRLSSAQKPATEENDGCDWNHNLDDVKEELRSELDKTDDLLQRLQQRLSHARSIHQTYDSSALRGVLSDMTTLLQQQQRLYRRVNEARLDQLETSQHFHVNHLENVACPTPAISALPTAEQLSSSQSSTNVSYCSNDVDDVHHFGNSWLRSFERRLTAQIRKTVRQELRRTRPIFARSKLKKNPI, from the exons ATGAGTAGCTGTACCATCACCAATCACATTCGTCAAGATGACGAGTCAGGCTATCCCACAAAAGGTTACAATTCATGCTGGGAGTGGGTGGCTTCCTTGCCTGGAGATCATGAGGTTCCAAATGTGAATGCTGACTGCAACTCTACTGCCGAACCCA TATTGGCCGGCAGTGACTTTATTGTCAGGAAGAGAGGGATCTTGGGACTCAACCATGGGGGAAAGCACAGTGCAACAGATGTCTATCAACTGGCTCAGGCCACTAGAAAGGCCAGAGATAGGCTATCCGTGGTATCTGCTGTCGAAGGATCTGG TACCAATTTCAGAGAAAGAGTCAGCCAAGACAGAACGGCCATGCTTCGTACGGCCTTTGCGTCTCAGCGTCTGGACAAGACCAATTCAGAGGGAACATTCTCTTTTGATTCTTCCACATTGGAGGCTTTTGGACTGTGCGACGATGAAGACAGTTTTCCATCAGCCGAAGATTTGCTTATAGAAATGGGATTTGGGGGACCATCTCACGGATTAGACAGAGTGCCCGAACGTTTCCTCCAGCCGTCTCag ATGCGTGGTGTGGATATCGACCAATTCTACCAAACCCAACAAGAATTGAATGATACTTTCGAAACTGGTTCACTGGGCTACAGGGGACTGGTGGGTCCTCCCACACGTCGACCATCGAATATCGTTGCTCGTTTGTACGAACGGATGTTACGCAAAAATTCAGGACCGACAAGTTGCAGCAGCTTCGAGTATCCACCAGGACAATCGGCCGAACCGCTCACTTTAAAATTGCCCCATCCGGAAGTGTTGGTGGAAATGGAAGAATCGGCCGTGACGCCCACTAATGCGCTTTCTGCTAGTTTCAACACTCACCCAATGATGAAACCTCCAGGTTCACATAATTCCAGCTTGGCCAGCTCACGAAGATCAAGCCTTCGGCGCCAAGAACGCGTAGACCATGAAGAAGAACCTACGGCATGTGCTGAGCCTGCGGAAGACATTCTCTGCCAACAATCGGAGCAAAGTAGTGGTTTCATTAGTGGACGGATGCTGGCCAATGCGCTTCTGCCAACTGTCTATGTCACCCCACCACCCTCCACGGTTTTTTCACAAGCAAGTCTCGACATGCCGGAATCAATCACCACTCACGAG ATTGATCCGATAATATCCGTATTGCAGCTGGCTACGGAAGCGTATCGGGTCCGTCTTTCTTCTGCCCAAAAGCCAGCTACTGAAGAAAACGATGGATGCGATTGGAATCATAATTTAGACGATGTCAAAGAAGAATTACGTAGCGAGCTGGACAAGACGGACGATTTACTGCAGAGGCTTCAGCAACGCTTATCTCACGCGCGTTCCATACACCAGACGTACGATTCCTCTGCTCTCCGCGGAGTCCTGAGTGATATGACTACCTTgttgcagcaacagcagcgcCTTTATAGGCGAGTTAACGAAGCTAGACTTGATCAATTGGAAACTTCTCAGCACTTTCACGTCAATCATCTCGAAAACGTTGCGTGTCCTACACCGGCAATATCGGCATTGCCTACCGCAGAACAGCTTTCTTCTAGTCAATCAAGCACTAATGTCTCATATTGTTCTAACGACGTCGATGACGTTCATCATTTTGGCAACTCGTGGTTACGTTCGTTTGAGCGCCGTTTGACGGCCCAGATACGTAAAACTGTGCGCCAGGAATTGCGTCGAACAAGGCCTATTTTCGCACGCtcaaaattaaagaaaaatccaatttaa
- the LOC130703383 gene encoding uncharacterized protein LOC130703383: MSWIRKENDVNANLSVVNSCSKPFKQKSLSQKPLNSIAYNVYDMAAKQSKTKKTLAKDLSDEEKESVIQEVLDYMLGRRSPVASSPDCFLCKGVPPTKEKCSQSCSHNQRSVTGLPVYRSSPHKHLNSANFSKKNCVTPTTKDKKAKQTKIINGKQAEEQRESPIKKWLENGSNATKAVASTESTYASNTLGKEHFQSSKRSKQVGDSKCQYTSKTYIKPFGEKCSMDNHSCLECQELKGVKSTAPLKRQSRYWGRKSCTQPLKSDKTDSCVRQPHQNNKSQSCKAIIQTSSANGTTYWPRVLISSHLNVLFSRITAENDNMLYRV; encoded by the exons ATGAGTTGGATTcgcaaagaaaatgatgttaATGCTAATCTGTCAGTAgtaaactcttgttcaaagCCATTTAAGCAAAAATCTTTAAGTCAGAAACCATTGAATAGCATTGCTTACAATGTTTATGATATGGCTGCCAAACaatcaaaaaccaaaaaaacttTGGCTAAGGATCTGagtgatgaagaaaaagaatctgTTATACAAGAAGTGCTAGACTATATGTTGGGCCGTAGGTCTCCTGTGGCTTCCTCACCAGACTGCTTCTTGTGTAAAGGTGTTCCTCctacaaaggaaaaatgttcTCAAAGTTGCTCACACAACCAGCGTAGTGTTACTGGCCTCCCTGTTTATCGATCCTCACCTCATAAACACTTAAACAGTGCAAatttttctaagaaaaattGTGTTACCCCAACCACGAAGGACAAGaaagcaaagcaaacaaaaatcattaatGGAAAGCAAGCTGAAGAGCAAAGAGAGTCCCCCATAAAAAAATGGCTAGAAAATGGATCCAATGCTACCAAAGCTGTAGCCTCTACTGAGTCAACATATGCATCCAACACTCTTGGAAAAGAGCATTTTCAATCATCAAAACGATCTAAACAAGTTGGTGACTCTAAATGCCAATATACTAGTAAAACATACATTAAG CCATTTGGAGAAAAGTGTTCTATGGATAATCACTCTTGCCTTGAATGCCAAGAATTG AAAGGGGTAAAGAGTACGGCCCCCTTAAAACGCCAATCCCGATATTG GGGCCGAAAAAGTTGTACGCAGCCATTGAAAAGCGATAAAACTGATTCCTGTGTCAGGCAGCCGcatcaaaacaacaaatctCAGTCATGTAAAGCCATCATCCAAACTTCTTCAGCGAATGGAACTACCTATTGGCCAAGGGTTCTTATCTCTTCACATCTCAATGTTCTTTTCTCTCGCATTACTGCAGAGAACGACAACAT GTTGTATCGAGTTTAA